One window from the genome of Aquabacterium sp. A3 encodes:
- a CDS encoding DUF4747 family protein, with product MERTRTITVSCLNLAMHSPHSRRRYVELLSTAFAAKRMVRLGSVHGGMIGSLYGTASASAEKELTGELYRFLKLDPDEPWFNAQTKEAASPDDLEALSIPSHLLPHLQRVPFLFKPATHRLYLVSKDRKDNMSPSTAKQLLDGVFQPLALEGLFPPVEITVEPAKDALDEILSLTSLEHLVIELVPPNPDDGDDIEKSWKDRLKKQNVRKQTVQLDSERNQTIKPDAETVALARVAASNGKVTASGHDAAGVKQDMSTEDKPLRERFQHDPNVETLFDTLRRAADMLG from the coding sequence ATGGAACGAACCCGGACGATCACGGTCTCTTGCCTGAACCTCGCCATGCACTCGCCACATTCCAGGAGGCGGTATGTGGAGCTGTTGTCTACGGCGTTCGCCGCCAAACGCATGGTGCGCCTTGGAAGTGTCCACGGGGGAATGATCGGCTCACTGTATGGCACGGCCAGCGCGAGCGCTGAGAAGGAGTTGACGGGCGAGCTGTATCGCTTCTTGAAGCTGGACCCCGACGAGCCATGGTTCAACGCCCAGACGAAAGAGGCCGCATCACCTGACGATCTGGAAGCACTGAGTATTCCTTCGCACCTGCTGCCGCATTTGCAGAGGGTCCCGTTTCTGTTCAAACCGGCCACCCATCGCCTGTACCTTGTATCCAAGGATCGAAAAGACAACATGTCCCCGAGTACTGCCAAGCAGCTCTTGGATGGCGTCTTTCAGCCGCTCGCCTTGGAGGGTTTGTTCCCTCCTGTGGAAATCACGGTGGAGCCGGCCAAGGATGCGCTGGATGAGATCTTGAGCCTCACGTCACTCGAACATCTGGTGATCGAGCTGGTTCCGCCCAATCCTGACGATGGCGATGACATCGAGAAGAGCTGGAAAGATCGGCTGAAGAAACAGAACGTCCGCAAGCAAACGGTTCAGCTGGACTCAGAACGGAACCAGACGATCAAGCCAGATGCGGAGACGGTGGCCCTGGCCAGGGTGGCGGCAAGCAATGGCAAGGTGACGGCAAGCGGTCACGATGCAGCCGGAGTCAAGCAGGACATGTCGACCGAGGATAAGCCCTTGCGCGAACGCTTCCAGCATGATCCAAATGTCGAGACACTGTTTGACACGTTGCGGCGAGCCGCAGACATGCTCGGCTGA
- a CDS encoding DEAD/DEAH box helicase: protein MLNPITYTEQVVGDFLRYQLSTYAFADTGLYQQMRTLLNLEHTRNTPLMKGPYISLSRTFQQGATLEQLVKEGVLHAHIRKLSPYPAAYRHQEQAFRAIHAGQPTLVATGTGSGKTESFLFPIISRCLQLRDEDATAGITAVIVYPMNALAEDQLQRMRALLAGTGVTFGMYVGKTPQKESDVVGVRLPPGSTAADYQNKLADMQAKKQDVALHPAEERTSREAMRTPGQQPRILLTNVKQLELLLTRQHDLELFDNARLEFMVFDEAHTFTGAQGAETACLIRRLRAYCGKDQSSTTCIATSATIADPVKGLDAGREFASRFFGVDGKNVALVGESYEADVWGTPRTASPPLNGDQSAQLQTVLEVLTQVDREEATEADVQALRVWFTTATGSRLQPGPWREAIGHWMSHNEVVYQIAESLRRPRALDDLLVNLSEKLGRTISQEEILVWLALGAAARQGGRPLLRPVVHGFVRGVSGAVVTFPDQSKDAKLWLSAEDALAENTDLHRFPLLSCTTCGQHYFEHGLEDFDFTGAHPGGGSAEGKGRVWRGADIKLGGVRALSLDHQVGNDAEEEPVRTETLFACRYCGTVHDDNVTECAGCGRNKALKPLYFVQQKDEHKGKLTRCVSCGAAGRRFSGNYREPARPVRATTVADVHVLAQSMIHRAERRRLLVFADNRQDAAFQAGWMQDRSRRYRFRELIYQKLKQGTISVSDLTLWLDQHLDADDELSRALIPEVWRVEPKSETGQAHGQERKWFLRVQILRELAIGGRQRLGLEPMGRLKVDYLGLDGERPEIKRWAARIGCEPEALAQGVASLLDAARSRRMIFDSVTGVYSKVWLDGEREVLRGYLPSMKGVPSALKFQRDGQDDETRIKQWFSTHATVARQAALAWGVPSGDAGEFLSEMWALVANELLLLAPVQLKGARGKLLPGCVGAHQVDVDRLKMRPAKGMYRCQTCRRLHSRPNPTLSCMAWRCAGKLVLEPENADDYDLLLLDQEFAMLRAKEHSAQIPGPDRERIENAFKGDNERINTLVCTPTLEMGVNIGALDAVLMRNVPPLPANYWQRAGRAGRQFRMALDITYARAASHDRAYFNEPLKMLEGLVEPPSFNLRNPIMVAKHVHATVLTAVFKMLRDKALPQAAMDELQEAVRSCLPQQIRTYLFTPEGMVRPAPMKVSALETVIQRHRQALLSATMTAFQQGWPAADADVVSQASVEATIDGLSAELQVVVDRLFQRLQWALNQLERLRKVASAKGALDPDEEALRSRCERLVKKLKGEARRRANQAEGVDDTNTYGVLAAEGFLPGYGLDTGAVSITHIAPRFGSDISDWELRRNSALAVREYVPGNLIYANAHKFVPRTFHLVPEEPIVFAVDLANEAIQETGGLGKAAAPTQAESVGVSSIFGVQVCDVDAPHQSYISDDEDYRFQLPVAVFGQDQGRHSGGKAYEWGAATLHLKHGLHMRLVNVGAASQVRSSGEMGYPVCMVCGQSRSPMSTLKELDAFNEHHIERCGRPIQKIAFYAEVVADALVLPDCASKEAAYSVMEALRQGAAGVLDMEISDLQVQVLGKPGSDKFDALLYDPMPGGSGLLEQLLAHWPAVVKHTLALVEDCPSACDTSCIDCLQNFRNSFYHEHLNRHAAFECITNWGDGLILSHAIPAVLPDDNQGKKPGNPPEQQLVAMLKAAGLLDFETERPIELSGGVVTRPDVYFHKPNDQFDGVCVYLDGMSEHLHGNSQTAAQDRQIRDELLNTDYEVVAIQYQELYDKTVMRTHMRRIAKAVVGKAKAKEVEAADGWFEIATGAQPAEAPASAPSATIYPFPVIQPGQAAFKPYDTCVPISTLKAAAGLWSEEQGNLDALADHADEWAVLDEFKLAPGMFVAQVVGQSMEPLVPSGSYCLFRPVPGGTKDGRKLLVWHSGVTDPETGGQYTLKLYRSEKLVGDDGDVQQTKITLSPVNPAFTPIQLTPSDANAVRAVAELVRVL from the coding sequence CAGGAGCAGGCTTTCCGTGCCATCCACGCCGGCCAGCCTACGCTGGTGGCCACGGGCACGGGCTCGGGCAAGACCGAATCTTTCCTGTTTCCCATCATCAGCCGCTGCCTGCAACTGCGTGACGAGGATGCGACCGCAGGCATCACCGCTGTGATCGTCTACCCCATGAACGCGCTCGCCGAAGACCAGTTGCAACGCATGCGCGCGCTGCTTGCCGGTACGGGCGTGACCTTCGGCATGTACGTGGGCAAGACGCCGCAGAAAGAGTCTGACGTGGTGGGCGTGCGCTTGCCGCCCGGCAGCACTGCGGCCGACTATCAGAACAAGCTGGCCGACATGCAGGCCAAGAAGCAGGACGTGGCCCTGCACCCTGCGGAAGAGCGCACCAGCCGCGAGGCCATGCGAACCCCCGGCCAACAACCGCGCATCCTGCTGACCAACGTGAAACAGTTGGAGCTGTTGCTGACCCGCCAGCACGACCTGGAGTTGTTCGACAACGCCCGGCTGGAGTTCATGGTCTTCGACGAGGCCCACACCTTCACCGGGGCGCAAGGTGCCGAGACGGCTTGCCTGATTCGCCGCCTACGTGCCTATTGCGGCAAGGACCAGTCCAGCACCACCTGCATTGCCACCTCGGCCACCATCGCCGATCCGGTCAAGGGCCTGGACGCTGGGCGCGAGTTTGCCAGCCGCTTCTTTGGCGTGGACGGCAAGAATGTCGCCCTGGTGGGCGAAAGCTACGAGGCCGATGTGTGGGGTACGCCCCGAACTGCCAGCCCGCCACTCAACGGTGACCAATCGGCCCAGTTGCAGACCGTGCTGGAGGTGCTGACCCAGGTTGACCGGGAAGAGGCCACCGAGGCCGATGTGCAGGCCTTGCGCGTATGGTTCACCACCGCCACGGGCAGCCGATTGCAGCCTGGCCCTTGGCGCGAGGCCATCGGGCATTGGATGAGCCACAACGAAGTGGTCTACCAGATCGCTGAATCGCTGCGCCGTCCGCGTGCGCTCGATGACCTGCTGGTCAATCTGAGCGAAAAGCTGGGGCGCACCATCTCACAAGAGGAGATCCTGGTGTGGCTGGCCCTGGGCGCTGCCGCGCGCCAAGGCGGCCGGCCCTTGTTGCGCCCTGTAGTGCATGGCTTTGTGCGCGGCGTCAGCGGCGCGGTGGTCACCTTCCCTGACCAGAGCAAGGATGCCAAGCTGTGGCTGTCGGCTGAGGACGCACTGGCCGAGAACACCGACCTGCATCGCTTCCCGCTACTGAGCTGCACCACCTGCGGGCAGCACTACTTCGAGCACGGTTTGGAGGACTTTGACTTCACCGGCGCGCACCCCGGTGGTGGCTCAGCTGAGGGCAAGGGCCGCGTCTGGCGTGGGGCAGACATCAAACTGGGCGGCGTGCGTGCCTTGTCGCTGGACCACCAAGTGGGCAACGATGCCGAGGAAGAGCCCGTCCGAACCGAAACGCTGTTCGCCTGCCGTTACTGCGGCACTGTCCATGATGACAACGTCACTGAGTGCGCGGGCTGTGGCCGCAACAAGGCGCTCAAGCCGCTGTACTTCGTCCAGCAGAAGGATGAGCACAAGGGCAAGTTGACGCGTTGTGTGTCTTGCGGAGCGGCTGGCCGCCGATTCAGTGGCAACTACCGTGAGCCAGCGCGTCCTGTTCGGGCCACCACGGTGGCCGACGTGCATGTGTTGGCCCAAAGCATGATTCACCGTGCCGAGCGCCGCCGCCTGCTGGTGTTTGCTGACAACCGGCAGGACGCGGCCTTCCAGGCTGGCTGGATGCAAGACCGATCGCGCCGCTATCGCTTCCGCGAACTGATTTATCAGAAACTCAAGCAGGGAACGATTTCGGTCAGCGACCTCACGCTGTGGCTGGACCAGCACTTGGATGCGGACGACGAGTTGTCGCGTGCGCTGATCCCTGAGGTGTGGCGTGTCGAGCCCAAGTCAGAGACGGGCCAGGCGCACGGCCAGGAACGCAAGTGGTTCCTGCGTGTTCAGATCTTGCGTGAACTGGCCATCGGTGGCCGACAGCGCCTGGGCCTGGAACCCATGGGCCGACTGAAGGTGGACTACCTGGGCCTGGACGGTGAGCGCCCTGAGATCAAGCGATGGGCTGCCAGGATCGGCTGCGAGCCTGAGGCGCTGGCGCAGGGCGTGGCGTCTCTGCTGGATGCAGCGCGGTCACGGCGCATGATCTTTGACAGTGTCACCGGCGTGTATTCCAAGGTGTGGCTGGACGGCGAGCGCGAGGTCTTGCGGGGTTACCTGCCATCCATGAAGGGCGTGCCCTCGGCTCTGAAGTTCCAGCGTGACGGGCAAGACGACGAGACACGAATCAAGCAGTGGTTCAGCACCCATGCCACTGTGGCCCGACAAGCGGCACTGGCCTGGGGTGTTCCCAGCGGTGATGCAGGCGAGTTCCTGAGCGAGATGTGGGCGCTGGTGGCCAACGAGCTGCTGCTGTTGGCGCCGGTTCAGTTGAAGGGTGCTCGCGGCAAGTTGCTGCCTGGCTGCGTGGGCGCGCACCAGGTGGACGTCGATCGGTTGAAGATGCGACCCGCCAAGGGCATGTACCGCTGTCAAACCTGCCGGCGCTTGCACAGCCGACCGAACCCGACGCTGTCATGCATGGCTTGGCGTTGCGCGGGCAAGCTGGTGTTGGAGCCGGAGAACGCGGACGACTACGACCTGCTGTTGCTCGATCAGGAATTCGCTATGTTGCGTGCCAAAGAGCACTCAGCCCAGATCCCCGGGCCAGACCGGGAGCGCATCGAGAACGCTTTCAAGGGCGACAACGAGCGCATCAACACGTTGGTGTGTACACCCACGCTGGAGATGGGCGTGAACATCGGTGCCTTGGATGCGGTGCTGATGCGCAACGTGCCCCCGCTTCCAGCCAACTACTGGCAGCGCGCAGGCCGTGCGGGTCGTCAGTTCCGCATGGCGCTGGACATCACCTATGCGCGCGCCGCCAGCCATGACCGTGCCTACTTCAACGAACCGTTGAAGATGCTGGAAGGTTTGGTCGAGCCCCCCAGCTTCAACTTGCGCAACCCCATCATGGTGGCCAAGCATGTGCATGCCACGGTGCTCACTGCAGTTTTCAAGATGCTGCGTGACAAGGCCCTGCCTCAAGCCGCGATGGATGAGCTGCAAGAAGCGGTACGCAGTTGCTTGCCACAGCAGATCAGAACTTACCTGTTCACCCCTGAGGGCATGGTGCGCCCTGCGCCGATGAAGGTGAGCGCGTTGGAAACAGTGATTCAGCGCCATCGCCAAGCACTGCTGTCGGCCACGATGACGGCCTTCCAGCAAGGGTGGCCAGCGGCAGATGCTGATGTGGTCAGCCAGGCCAGTGTGGAGGCCACCATCGACGGGTTGTCAGCAGAGTTGCAAGTGGTGGTGGACCGCCTCTTCCAGCGCCTGCAATGGGCGCTGAATCAGCTGGAGCGCCTGCGCAAGGTGGCCAGTGCCAAGGGGGCGCTGGACCCTGATGAAGAAGCGCTGCGCAGTCGCTGCGAGCGCCTGGTCAAGAAGCTCAAGGGTGAGGCTCGCCGTCGGGCTAACCAGGCCGAGGGTGTTGACGACACCAACACCTATGGCGTGCTGGCGGCCGAAGGCTTCCTGCCAGGCTATGGCCTGGACACCGGCGCGGTCAGCATCACGCACATCGCACCGCGCTTTGGATCAGACATCTCTGACTGGGAACTGCGGCGCAACAGCGCACTGGCCGTGCGCGAGTACGTGCCGGGTAACCTGATCTACGCCAACGCACACAAGTTCGTGCCGCGCACCTTCCATCTGGTGCCGGAAGAGCCAATCGTGTTTGCGGTGGACCTTGCGAATGAAGCGATCCAGGAGACCGGAGGGCTGGGTAAGGCTGCTGCACCCACGCAAGCTGAATCGGTGGGGGTGTCCAGCATCTTCGGCGTGCAGGTGTGTGACGTGGATGCGCCGCACCAGTCCTACATCTCAGACGATGAGGACTACCGCTTCCAGCTTCCGGTGGCCGTCTTCGGCCAGGACCAAGGGCGCCATTCGGGTGGCAAGGCCTATGAATGGGGTGCGGCCACGCTGCACCTGAAGCACGGGCTGCACATGCGCTTGGTCAATGTGGGTGCGGCTTCGCAGGTGCGATCCAGCGGTGAGATGGGCTACCCCGTGTGCATGGTCTGCGGCCAAAGCCGCTCGCCGATGAGCACCCTCAAGGAGCTGGATGCCTTCAACGAGCACCACATCGAGCGTTGTGGGCGGCCCATCCAGAAGATCGCTTTCTACGCCGAAGTGGTGGCCGACGCGCTGGTGCTGCCCGACTGTGCGTCGAAGGAGGCTGCTTACAGCGTGATGGAAGCCTTGCGGCAAGGGGCTGCGGGTGTACTGGACATGGAAATCTCGGATCTGCAGGTTCAGGTGTTGGGTAAGCCAGGGTCTGACAAGTTCGATGCCCTGTTGTATGACCCGATGCCTGGTGGTTCGGGCCTGCTGGAGCAGTTGCTCGCGCACTGGCCCGCTGTGGTCAAGCACACCCTGGCGCTGGTCGAGGACTGCCCATCCGCCTGCGACACCTCGTGCATCGATTGCTTGCAGAACTTTCGCAATTCGTTCTATCACGAGCACCTGAACAGGCATGCGGCGTTTGAGTGCATCACGAACTGGGGTGACGGCCTCATCCTCAGCCACGCGATCCCAGCAGTGCTGCCCGACGACAACCAGGGCAAGAAGCCTGGCAACCCGCCCGAGCAGCAGCTCGTTGCCATGCTCAAAGCGGCTGGCCTCCTCGACTTTGAGACGGAGCGACCCATTGAGTTGAGCGGCGGCGTGGTGACCCGGCCTGATGTCTACTTCCACAAACCGAACGACCAGTTCGACGGCGTTTGCGTCTACCTAGACGGTATGAGTGAGCACCTGCATGGCAACTCGCAGACGGCGGCGCAGGACCGGCAGATCCGCGATGAATTGCTGAACACCGACTACGAGGTGGTGGCCATCCAGTACCAGGAGCTGTACGACAAGACCGTGATGCGCACGCACATGCGCCGCATCGCCAAGGCCGTGGTGGGCAAGGCCAAAGCCAAAGAAGTCGAAGCCGCCGACGGGTGGTTTGAAATCGCCACGGGTGCGCAACCGGCCGAGGCGCCAGCCAGTGCCCCGAGCGCCACGATCTACCCGTTCCCCGTGATCCAACCCGGTCAGGCAGCGTTCAAGCCCTACGACACTTGCGTGCCGATCAGCACACTGAAGGCTGCGGCGGGCCTGTGGAGTGAGGAGCAGGGCAATCTTGATGCTTTGGCTGACCACGCCGACGAGTGGGCCGTTCTGGATGAGTTCAAGCTGGCACCGGGGATGTTCGTTGCACAGGTTGTGGGCCAATCGATGGAGCCTTTGGTTCCGTCTGGAAGCTACTGTCTGTTCCGCCCGGTGCCAGGTGGCACGAAGGATGGACGTAAGCTGCTGGTCTGGCACAGCGGCGTGACCGATCCGGAAACGGGCGGGCAATACACGCTCAAGCTGTATCGCAGCGAGAAGTTGGTTGGCGATGACGGTGATGTCCAGCAGACCAAGATCACCTTGAGTCCAGTGAACCCGGCGTTCACGCCGATCCAGCTGACCCCGTCTGACGCAAACGCGGTGCGAGCTGTCGCTGAGCTGGTTCGGGTCCTCTGA